A single genomic interval of Stieleria maiorica harbors:
- a CDS encoding cysteine peptidase family C39 domain-containing protein, with protein sequence MKVNAMWSQCLRFGLLIGLACGGIVQARGETPGWRESVSCGPNALYVYLRGQGADVSLADVRDLVSVSRKGASFASMADAAATLGVESRIVQTSPEVLKTLPCPCVILYHAKGTQPGHYFVLAESDRQGFRLFDPLTTLTTTVSTAELSREWTGYVLIPSEAPVASGQWLLAGFFGCTLWLGMGLWRRSSLRTS encoded by the coding sequence ATGAAGGTGAATGCTATGTGGAGCCAGTGCTTGCGATTCGGTCTGTTGATCGGCCTCGCATGCGGTGGGATTGTCCAGGCCCGCGGCGAGACGCCGGGTTGGCGGGAATCGGTGAGTTGTGGTCCCAACGCACTTTATGTGTATCTGCGAGGTCAGGGAGCCGACGTTTCGCTGGCCGATGTCAGGGACTTGGTTTCCGTATCGCGAAAAGGTGCGTCCTTCGCGTCGATGGCTGATGCGGCAGCAACGTTGGGAGTGGAAAGCCGGATCGTGCAGACTTCACCGGAGGTTCTGAAGACGTTGCCGTGTCCCTGTGTGATTCTTTACCACGCCAAAGGCACTCAGCCAGGCCATTACTTTGTATTAGCGGAATCCGATCGCCAGGGGTTTCGACTGTTTGATCCATTGACCACGCTTACTACGACCGTATCAACAGCGGAGCTATCGAGAGAATGGACAGGTTATGTTTTGATCCCCAGCGAGGCGCCCGTCGCCAGCGGGCAGTGGTTGCTCGCCGGGTTTTTCGGTTGCACCCTCTGGCTGGGTATGGGGCTGTGGCGGCGCTCGTCGCTGCGAACGTCTTGA
- a CDS encoding HTTM domain-containing protein, whose translation MLSASAAHARKAFFAPHAILPLVVFRIGFGVLLSCFLVLKCLHRGVDIYYTHSDFHPKYLWFRWIPELPSEWYVTVHYLMAFLALLIAAGVFFRAAAWGFALIFTYVFLLDASYYVNHYYLTCLLSFLLASSPAGRAWSIDTYSKAEVSVATIPAWPMVVLRFQMGVVYFFAGIAKIDADWLSGVPMRMFMESRLNHELSSSFHFLPVAAAWSGMLFDLLIAPALLFNQTRWLAIGVATTFHLTNWFLFHIDFFPFLAILLTFMFLPDRIWRSLQNRILSGGQTYVGRAPRGAVTTVLTVFFAVQLLVPLRGYLIPGNATWTGEGNRFAWRMMLCDKSSTGEIFAITDSGRNKVPVVLSGMTTKAQRQRIFLFPDAIAQLCQYLRTRFGEKYGEDVAYVAEVKMSLNGRRPRYLVDPNVDLSRLEISFWHSDWILNENHGTEESIQTAP comes from the coding sequence ATGCTATCCGCCTCGGCAGCACACGCCCGGAAGGCCTTTTTTGCACCGCACGCGATTCTCCCCTTGGTGGTGTTTCGCATCGGTTTCGGTGTGCTGCTGAGTTGTTTCTTGGTCCTGAAGTGTCTGCACCGTGGCGTCGATATCTATTACACGCATTCCGACTTTCATCCCAAGTATCTGTGGTTTCGCTGGATTCCGGAATTGCCGAGTGAGTGGTATGTCACGGTTCACTATCTGATGGCATTCCTGGCTTTGTTGATCGCTGCGGGCGTTTTCTTTCGTGCAGCTGCTTGGGGCTTTGCTCTGATCTTCACGTACGTGTTCTTGCTCGATGCAAGCTATTACGTCAATCACTACTACCTCACTTGTCTCTTGAGTTTTCTGCTCGCCAGTTCGCCGGCCGGTCGGGCTTGGTCGATCGACACTTATTCCAAAGCGGAGGTGTCGGTGGCGACGATTCCCGCCTGGCCGATGGTGGTGCTGCGATTTCAGATGGGAGTCGTGTACTTCTTTGCGGGCATCGCAAAGATCGATGCGGACTGGCTCTCGGGCGTGCCGATGCGGATGTTCATGGAGTCGCGTTTGAATCACGAACTGTCCAGCAGCTTTCACTTTCTCCCTGTCGCGGCCGCATGGTCGGGGATGCTGTTTGACCTGCTAATCGCCCCGGCTTTGCTCTTCAACCAAACTCGCTGGCTTGCCATTGGCGTTGCAACGACGTTTCACCTCACGAATTGGTTTTTGTTTCATATCGATTTCTTTCCATTCTTGGCGATCTTATTGACCTTCATGTTTCTGCCCGATCGCATCTGGAGATCACTTCAAAACAGGATCCTGAGCGGCGGACAAACCTACGTCGGTAGGGCTCCGAGAGGGGCGGTCACGACGGTGTTGACTGTTTTTTTCGCGGTCCAATTGCTCGTTCCTTTGCGCGGGTACCTCATTCCAGGCAACGCGACATGGACGGGCGAAGGTAATCGGTTCGCATGGCGGATGATGCTTTGCGACAAGAGTTCAACGGGAGAGATTTTTGCGATCACGGATTCAGGCAGGAACAAAGTCCCCGTCGTGCTTTCCGGGATGACGACCAAAGCCCAGCGGCAGCGAATCTTTTTGTTTCCCGATGCGATCGCACAACTGTGTCAGTACCTGCGCACCAGATTCGGCGAAAAGTATGGTGAGGATGTCGCGTACGTTGCCGAGGTCAAGATGTCGCTCAACGGAAGGCGGCCTCGCTATCTGGTTGATCCCAACGTCGATCTGTCACGGTTGGAGATCAGTTTTTGGCATTCGGACTGGATACTCAACGAGAACCATGGAACTGAAGAATCGATTCAAACCGCTCCGTGA
- a CDS encoding glycosyltransferase family 2 protein, which translates to MNVSIIVPVYNEAKTVERVLMELVAVASNDWEIIVVDDGSTDGTRSILQTVCQEIGVAVVFRDHNGGKTAAVKDGLELACGRWVIFQDADLEYDPRDIHRLLAHAETGHRVVYGKRRGSWHRPNRWVFALGVLGVDLSILLLFGRFVRDHATCYKLIPRSVLTSLQLRSVGFEGCVEITAKLMRSGIPISQIPIGYTPRAMSDGKKLTPAYGFRALGAALRWRNWRPCPSPAEHTGSSSTLPAKRANSALN; encoded by the coding sequence ATGAATGTTTCGATTATCGTCCCCGTGTACAACGAGGCAAAGACGGTTGAACGCGTCTTGATGGAACTGGTGGCCGTTGCGAGTAACGACTGGGAGATCATCGTGGTGGACGACGGATCCACCGACGGGACTCGTTCGATCTTGCAAACAGTTTGCCAGGAGATCGGTGTCGCCGTCGTCTTCCGTGATCACAACGGAGGAAAAACGGCAGCGGTCAAAGACGGATTGGAACTTGCCTGCGGACGCTGGGTGATCTTTCAAGACGCAGACCTTGAGTATGATCCTCGCGATATCCATCGATTACTCGCGCACGCGGAAACGGGGCATCGAGTCGTTTATGGGAAACGCCGCGGCAGTTGGCATCGCCCGAATCGCTGGGTGTTTGCCTTGGGTGTCCTCGGAGTCGATTTGTCGATCCTCCTCCTGTTCGGCCGATTTGTTCGCGACCATGCGACATGCTACAAGCTGATCCCTCGGTCCGTCCTCACCTCGCTTCAACTGAGATCGGTGGGATTCGAGGGATGTGTTGAGATCACGGCGAAGTTGATGCGGTCGGGAATCCCGATCTCGCAAATCCCGATTGGTTACACACCACGTGCAATGTCCGACGGAAAAAAACTGACACCGGCGTACGGATTTCGAGCATTGGGGGCCGCGCTGCGGTGGCGCAATTGGCGCCCCTGCCCCTCGCCGGCCGAACACACCGGTTCTTCATCCACGTTGCCGGCCAAACGCGCAAACTCGGCATTGAATTGA